Below is a window of Desulfurellaceae bacterium DNA.
TTGCCTCGCTGCGCGAGCGGCTGGGTAAAACCGAGGAAACCCGCGAGATTCCGGACGGCGCCAGCGTGGGCCGGGTGTGGGAACTGCTGGCCGAGGAGCGGCCCGAGCTGGCCGAACTTGAGCGCTCGGTCGCCTTTGCCGTGGCCCAGGAATACGTTGACAGGGATTACCGCCTTCAAGATAATGACGAGCTTGCATTTATTCCGCCGGTGAGTGGGGGAGCCATGCCGGAAACCCGTATCCTAGCCAAGATCACCCAAGAGCCGATCAACATGCAGGAGCTGAGCGATTTTGTGGCCGACCCGGGCGCCGGAGCCATGGCCAGCTTTGTCGGCACCACCCGCGATACCAACGAGGGCCGCCAGGTCATTCGTCTGGAGTACGAGTGCTATCCGGGCATGGCCGAAAAAGAGATGACCAAAATCGGCCGGCAGGTCCTGGAGCGCTGGCCGGTCCTCAAAATCGCCATGATCCACCGCCTCGGCCGCGTCGATATCGGTCAGGCCAGCGTGGCCATTACGGTGTCCTCAAGCCACCGTCACGCGGCCTTCGAGGCCTGCCACTACGCCATCAATACCCTCAAGGAAAGCGTCCCGATCTGGAAAAAAGAACTCTACGAGGGCGGACAGGTGTGGATCGGCTCCCAAACCGGCAGCCACGGCAAGCTGCACCAGGTCGGAGAAGAGGGCAGCGGCTAGATCGTCCGCCTCACAGGTCGCACACGTTATGGCTATTCACACCCTCGGTATTGTCGGTGCCGGTCAGATGGGCAGCGGCATCGGACAGGTCGCCGCCCAATCCGGATTTTCGGTCCTGCTGTACGACATGACGACCGATCTGGTCGATCGCGCTTTGGCCAACATCCAGCGTAACCTGGTCCGTCTCACCGACCGCGGCACGCTGTCCACCGAGGAACAACATGCCATCCTGGAGCGTCTGCGCGGCACCAGCAACCTGGCCGACATGCGGGATGTCGATCTGGTCATCGAAGCCGCCCCGGAAGACTATGCGATCAAAAAAGACCTGTTTGAACAGCTGAGCCGGGTGACACGGCCCGAGACCATCCTGGCCAGCAACACCTCGTCCATCTCGCTGACCCAGCTCGGGGCGGTCACCAGCAAGCCCGAGAAGGTCATCGGCATGCACTTCATGAATCCGCCGGTGGTGATGCAGCTGGTGGAGATTGTGCGCGGCCTGGTGACGGCCGAGGAAACGCTCACAACCGTTGACAGCCTGGCCAAAAAGATGGGGAAGACAACCATCCTGGCCAAGGATTACGCCGGCTTCATCGTCAACCGCATTCTGCTGCCGATGATTAACGAAGCCATCTACGCCCTGTACGAAGGGGTTGGTGGGGTCGAGGACATTGACCAGGGCATGAAGCTGGGCACCAACCAGCCCATGGGCCCGCTTGCCTTGGCCGACCTGATCGGGCTGGACACCTGCCTGGCGGTCCTGGAGCGTCTCCATCACGGCTTGGGCGACGACAAATACCGTCCCTGCCCTCTGCTGCGGAACTACGTGGCCGCCGGCTATCTGGGCCGCAAAGCCGGCCAGGGCTTTTACGGCTACGGCAAAGCCTG
It encodes the following:
- the moaD gene encoding molybdopterin converting factor subunit 1, producing MRIRLRYFASLRERLGKTEETREIPDGASVGRVWELLAEERPELAELERSVAFAVAQEYVDRDYRLQDNDELAFIPPVSGGAMPETRILAKITQEPINMQELSDFVADPGAGAMASFVGTTRDTNEGRQVIRLEYECYPGMAEKEMTKIGRQVLERWPVLKIAMIHRLGRVDIGQASVAITVSSSHRHAAFEACHYAINTLKESVPIWKKELYEGGQVWIGSQTGSHGKLHQVGEEGSG
- a CDS encoding 3-hydroxybutyryl-CoA dehydrogenase (converts (S)-3-hydroxybutanoyl-CoA to 3-acetoacetyl-CoA) — encoded protein: MAIHTLGIVGAGQMGSGIGQVAAQSGFSVLLYDMTTDLVDRALANIQRNLVRLTDRGTLSTEEQHAILERLRGTSNLADMRDVDLVIEAAPEDYAIKKDLFEQLSRVTRPETILASNTSSISLTQLGAVTSKPEKVIGMHFMNPPVVMQLVEIVRGLVTAEETLTTVDSLAKKMGKTTILAKDYAGFIVNRILLPMINEAIYALYEGVGGVEDIDQGMKLGTNQPMGPLALADLIGLDTCLAVLERLHHGLGDDKYRPCPLLRNYVAAGYLGRKAGQGFYGYGKA